One window from the genome of Rariglobus hedericola encodes:
- a CDS encoding relaxase domain-containing protein, which produces MSLVRRISSLCDGQNPKTGERLTQRLNSLRRESLGGELANGQVFYDFTISPPKSVSVVALYQDDRILALHDRAVRTAMSELEKLAATRVRKDGAQAERETGNVIGAAFRHDTSRESKPPARLVPLRRSDRRRKSRLPMSSRHTSSPNRSRFVSTESLSTRATPEFLTVGSAERVTARIAT; this is translated from the coding sequence GTGTCGTTGGTGAGGCGGATTTCCTCGCTTTGTGACGGTCAGAATCCGAAGACCGGCGAGCGACTGACCCAGCGGTTGAATTCGCTGCGGCGGGAATCGCTGGGCGGTGAGTTGGCGAACGGCCAGGTATTTTATGATTTCACGATCAGTCCTCCGAAGAGCGTTTCGGTCGTCGCGCTTTATCAGGATGACCGCATTTTGGCGCTGCATGATCGCGCGGTGCGGACGGCCATGTCGGAGCTGGAAAAGCTAGCGGCGACACGAGTCCGTAAGGACGGCGCGCAGGCCGAGCGGGAGACAGGCAACGTGATCGGTGCGGCCTTCCGACATGACACCAGTCGGGAATCCAAACCGCCCGCGCGGCTCGTTCCTCTTCGTCGGTCCGACCGGCGTCGGAAATCGAGATTGCCAATGTCTTCACGTCATACGTCTTCGCCCAATCGAAGCCGCTTCGTTTCGACTGAGTCATTGAGCACGAGGGCTACGCCCGAATTTTTGACTGTAGGCTCGGCGGAAAGAGTTACTGCTCGCATAGCCACTTGA